Proteins from a genomic interval of Rosa chinensis cultivar Old Blush chromosome 2, RchiOBHm-V2, whole genome shotgun sequence:
- the LOC112185645 gene encoding polyadenylate-binding protein-interacting protein 3 isoform X3: MDIGIGCYIVNFFPQISWNWDQFETNEALFGVKSTFDEELYTTKLEKGPKMRELEREALRIAREIEGEDTQDLHAAEERGMQPYENFDIDEETRYSSVYRGEVVDDSGYDEDEDILLDSRNTETFGGSPGSEQKSSIDWTSGKGNHGVQVPSSSSSVDYTHYSESNVAPELYRSGSYDHARQLASEPPNKSFASTAGESSEHVDTDSATDSVEKHMLAGDSQTSKPDGFSKKFAQGLCCNKGTS; encoded by the exons ATGGACATTGGAATAGGTTGTTATATAGTAAATTTCTTTCCCCAAATCTCTTG GAACTGGGATCAATTTGAAACAAATGAAGCATTATTTGGGGTAAAAAGCACATTTGATGAGGAACTTTACACAACAAAGCTTGAGAAAGGTCCTAAAATGAGAGAGTTGGAAAGGGAAGCTTTACGAATAGCAAGAGAAATTGAGGGTGAGGATACCCAGGATCTGCATGCAGCAGAG GAAAGAGGCATGCAGCCGTATGAAAATTTTGATATTGATGAGGAGACCAGATACTCCTCTGTTTATCGGGGTGAGGTAGTTGATGATAGTGGATACGATGAAGATGAGGATATTTTATTGGATTCACGTAATACTGAGACCTTTGGAGGTTCTCCTGGTTCTGAGCAAAAGAGTTCAATCGATTGGACCAGTGGAAAAGGCAACCATGGAGTTCAGGTGCCTTCAAGCTCTTCATCTGTG GATTACACACACTATTCTGAATCAAATGTCGCCCCAGAGTTATATCGTTCTGGATCTTATGACCATGCTAGGCAGCTGGCATCAGAACCACCTAATAAAAGTTTTGCCAGTACAGCCGGTGAAAGCAG TGAACATGTAGATACCGACAGTGCTACTGACTCTGTAGAAAAGCATATG CTGGCCGGGGACAGTCAAACGTCAAAACCAGATG GATTTAGCAAAAAGTTTGCACAAGGATTGTGTTGCAATAAAGGAACCAGCTAA
- the LOC112188297 gene encoding LOW QUALITY PROTEIN: L-type lectin-domain containing receptor kinase IX.1-like (The sequence of the model RefSeq protein was modified relative to this genomic sequence to represent the inferred CDS: inserted 1 base in 1 codon) encodes MVKSFKSSASLHVLFSLLFLPYASSIYFKLPRFEPNAGNILYQGDAAPSIGAIDLISTRAFVCRVGLATYAQRVPLWDSSTGKLTDFTTHFSFIINTDGYPTYGHGIAFFLAPVGFQLPPNSVGGFLGLFNTTTSDSSGNKIVLVEFDSFINPQWDPGYQHVGINNNSIASSVSTPWNASLHSGDTTDVWIVYNATTKNLSVHWSYQNTSTPKENTTSLHYQLDLKKILPEWITIGFSAATSQFGERNRVVSWEFSSTLDRKETTGKNSKKKXVVVGLTVSGVLIAGIFIVLLVVLRRMKQKKRQTPETENLNSMNEDLERGAGPRRFSYTDLATATNNFSNQRKLGEGGFGAVYRGYLADLDTVVAVKKISSGSRQGRKEYRAEVKIISSLRHRNLVQLIGWCHDGGQFLLVYEFMPNGSLDAHLFGKSRSALSWAMRYKISLGLGSALLYLHEEWEQCVVHRDIKSSNIMLDSSFNVKLGDFGLARLVDHELGPQTTGVVGTLGYMAPEYFRTGRASKESDVYSFGVVILEIVTGKGSVDRMGEDSEMGLIEWVWDLYGKGNFLMAVDEKLHSDYNEKQAECMIVVGLWCVHPDKSLRPSIRQAVHVLNFEAALPNVPPNMPVPTYQVPTPSVSSGEPLITTSLEEGR; translated from the exons ATGGTCAAGTCTTTCAAGAGCTCAGCATCTCTACATGTCCTCTTTTCACTGCTGTTTCTTCCTTATGCTAGCTCAATCTATTTCAAACTACCCCGCTTTGAACCGAATGCAGGGAACATACTCTATCAGGGAGACGCAGCCCCTTCCATTGGAGCAATTGATCTAATTAGCACGCGTGCTTTTGTATGCCGGGTTGGCTTGGCCACCTATGCTCAAAGGGTACCGCTCTGGGACTCTAGTACAGGAAAGCTCACTGACTTCACAACTCACTTCTCATTCATCATTAACACAGATGGTTACCCTACTTATGGCCATGGAATTGCATTCTTTCTCGCTCCTGTTGGATTTCAACTCCCACCAAATTCAGTTGGTGGCTTTCTAGGCTTGTTCAACACAACAACCAGTGACTCCTCCGGCAACAAGATTGTTCTAGTTGAGTTTGACTCCTTTATAAACCCTCAATGGGATCCTGGTTATCAGCATGTAGGGATTAACAACAACTCAATTGCTTCTTCTGTCTCAACCCCTTGGAATGCTAGCTTACACAGTGGAGACACCACTGATGTATGGATTGTCTACAATGCAACAACTAAAAATCTTAGTGTTCACTGGAGCTACCAAAATACCTCGACTCCAAAAGAGAACACTACCAGTCTTCATTACCAGCTTGATCTCAAGAAAATTTTGCCCGAGTGGATCACAATTGGATTTTCAGCTGCTACTAGTCAGTTTGGGGAGCGAAATCGGGTTGTTTCATGGGAGTTTAGTTCAACTTTGGATAGAAAAGAAACTACTGGAAAGAactcaaagaaga aagtagtGGTGGGTTTAACAGTTTCGGGTGTTCTGATAGCTGGGATATTTATAGTGTTGCTTGTGGTGTTGCGAAGGATgaagcaaaagaaaaggcaAACTCCAGAGACAGAGAACTTAAACTCGATGAATGAAGACCTTGAAAGAGGAGCAGGACCGAGACGGTTCTCTTATACAGATCTTGCTACAGCTACTAACAATTTCTCTAATCAGAGGAAGTTAGGGGAAGGGGGGTTTGGTGCTGTTTACAGGGGCTACTTGGCTGATTTAGATACGGTAGTAGCGGTGAAGAAAATCTCAAGTGGGTCTAGGCAGGGAAGAAAGGAGTACAGAGCTGAGGTCAAGATTATAAGCAGCTTGAGACACCGAAATCTGGTGCAACTCATAGGATGGTGCCATGATGGAGGACAATTCCTACTAGTGTACGAGTTCATGCCAAATGGTAGCCTTGATGCTCACCTATTTGGGAAGAGTAGATCTGCTCTCTCCTGGGCCATGAGATACAAGATATCTCTGGGATTGGGCTCTGCACTGCTTTATCTTCATGAAGAGTGGGAGCAATGTGTTGTTCACCGGGATATTAAATCAAGCAATATCATGCTAGATTCCAGCTTTAATGTCAAACTCGGTGACTTTGGGTTAGCTCGGCTAGTGGACCACGAGCTAGGTCCCCAAACAACTGGAGTGGTTGGGACGCTAGGTTACATGGCTCCAGAATATTTCAGGACAGGTCGGGCTAGTAAAGAGTCGGATGTTTATAGCTTCGGGGTGGTCATCTTAGAAATCGTCACTGGTAAAGGGTCAGTGGATCGTATGGGAGAGGATTCAGAAATGGGACTGATAGAGTGGGTTTGGGACCTTTATGGGAAAGGAAATTTTCTTATGGCAGTGGATGAGAAGCTGCACTCGGACTATAACGAGAAGCAAGCAGAGTGCATGATAGTTGTTGGATTGTGGTGTGTTCACCCTGATAAAAGCTTAAGGCCCTCAATAAGGCAAGCAGTTCATGTTCTGAACTTTGAGGCAGCATTGCCAAATGTTCCTCCAAATATGCCTGTTCCTACATATCAGGTACCTACACCATCAGTCAGCTCTGGTGAACCCCTTATAACTACAAGTCTTGAAGAAGGTCGTTGA
- the LOC112183903 gene encoding F-box protein CPR1 translates to MTEVDEDLVEKILSTLPPKALMRFKCASKGWYALINDPRFVANHLSYYNSNSNSKRLLLMKKHLVSKDIKDTENETAEEEGELVFSLLNLCNKDDDIDNGEDSIIVSSVEDIKIPLCMSLKTRGEAVHIVGHCNGIICLLLGVLPNSFQLLLWNPAIQEFKLLPPLPYLQDVDWERTLWFKYVQGFGYDPKLNEYKVVNIGLVSPSDLRDDGYVIYHPPKAAIYTLSTDSWREINTNAFETETTLLRPENFQFQFKQMFYWLGHEQHKELVAFDRDEDLIRPVIILLDIENEVFDDIMLPDSLYHPWVNTDGMELRVWNESPALFVLVDGLQGYKPEEDYSFEIWVLDELGGPKGAWTKHITLEPKEKPLAFLNSNETVRNDFMGLVLSYELRSKRLKDILIQNTPYSHIYVRLDEIAAVVYVKSIVSVLGAQKLRSTDNSNVVNFSLLTYFPFSPSIVERESNSYSIWAIPPDDVSLRIKKVMESLRAEFGGPEIEPHIPIVGSIRMTYEDVLNKFRSLRSKNFCAYQAKVNLVVTRNFYHQCVSLLIDSSTEESSQLVYTTGICNAHFGLHLCGRPYLSLLCGNLPEKERKIALEKVGILDKNISSLNFTIAQLAVCKINYRDVTLKSWDKITEYTLPFH, encoded by the exons ATGACAGAGGTTGATGAAGATCTGGTGGAGAAAATCCTGTCAACTCTGCCTCCCAAGGCTCTGATGCGATTCAAATGCGCCTCTAAAGGGTGGTATGCGCTGATCAACGATCCCAGGTTCGTAGCTAACCacctctcctattacaattccaattccaattccaagcGTCTGCTCCTTATGAAGAAGCATTTAGTGTCCAAGGACATCAAGGACACTGAAAATGAGactgcagaagaagaaggagagctAGTGTTTTCGTTGCTTAATTTATGCAATAAAGATGATGATATTGATAATGGTGAGGACAGCATTATTGTCTCTAGTGTCGAGGATATCAAGATTCCTCTTTGTATGAGTCTAAAGACTAGAGGCGAAGCAGTTCATATCGTAGGGCATTGCAACGGAATCATCTGTCTACTTCTAGGAGTTCTACCTAATTCTTTTCAGCTGCTTTTATGGAACCCAGCAATTCAGGAATTCAAGCTTCTTCCTCCCCTTCCATACCTTCAAGATGTTGATTGGGAAAGAACTCTGTGGTTCAAGTATGTTCAGGGGTTTGGATATGATCCTAAATTGAACGAATATAAAGTTGTTAACATTGGACTAGTTTCTCCTTCAGATTTGAGGGATGATGGATATGTTATTTATCATCCTCCAAAAGCAGCAATATACACTTTGAGTACTGATTCTTGGAGGGAGATCAACACCAATGCTTTTGAAACAGAAACCACTCTCCTTAGACCCGAAAATTTCCAGTTTCAATTCAAGCAAATGTTTTATTGGTTAGGACATGAGCAACATAAGGAACTGGTTGCATTTGATAGAGACGAGGACCTCATTAGGCCGGTCATCATTTTGTTGGATATTGAGAATGAGGTATTCGATGATATCATGTTACCTGATAGTTTATATCATCCCTGGGTCAATACTGATGGTATGGAACTTCGGGTGTGGAACGAATCCCCTGCTCTTTTTGTATTGGTTGATGGACTTCAAGGTTATAAACCTGAAGAAGATTATTCTTTTGAAATATGGGTGCTGGATGAACTTGGTGGTCCCAAGGGTGCTTGGACAAAACACATAACTCTTGAACCCAAAGAAAAGCCATTGGCATTTTTGAATAGCAATGAGACAGTTAGAAATGATTTCATGGGACTTGTACTCTCCTATGAACTTCGTAGCAAAAGGCTTAAAGATATTCTGATTCAAAACACGCCTTATTCTCATATATATGTCCGGTTAGATGAGATTGCAGCTGTTGTCTATGTGAAAAGTATAGTTTCAGTCTTGGGTGCCCAGAAGCTCCGAAGCACAGATAATTCCAATGTG GTGAACTTTTCTCTACTCACGTACTTTCCATTCAGTCCTTCAATAGTGGAAAGGGAAAGCAACTCATATTCCATATGGGCCATCCCACCGGATGATGTGTCTCTTAGGATCAAGAAGGTGATGGAAAGTCTCAGGGCCGAGTTCGGTGGGCCGGAGATCGAACCGCATATCCCTATTGTGGGGTCTATTCGTATGACATATGAAGATGTGCTCAACAAATTTAGATCTCTCCGTTCTAAAAATTTTTGTGCATACCAAGCAAAAGTAAATCTAGTGGTTACCCGAAATTTTTATCACCAATGTGTTTCCCTACTCATTGATTCTTCAACTGAAGAATCCAGTCAG ttAGTGTATACAACTGGCATATGCAATGCACATTTCGGTTTACATTTGT GTGGTAGGCCATATTTGAGTCTCCTTTGTGGGAATCTGccagaaaaggaaaggaaaatagCTCTAGAAAAAGTTGGCATTCTAGATAAAAACATTTCCAGCTTGAACTTCACCATAGCTCAACTTGCAGTTTGCAAAATCAACTACAGAGATGTAACTCTCAAATCTTGGGACAAAATTACTGAATATACCCTCCCATTCCATTAG